One stretch of Desulfocurvus vexinensis DSM 17965 DNA includes these proteins:
- a CDS encoding c-type cytochrome, with translation MPRIAAFVLAAALALAATAPAAAPAADLARGEALAKGCQCHATEFHGADPARIVTALKAFRDGTRFNKAMQNKTRTMTDEDMQAVADWFAAQK, from the coding sequence ATGCCGCGCATCGCCGCGTTCGTTCTCGCCGCCGCCCTGGCCCTGGCCGCCACCGCTCCCGCCGCCGCGCCCGCCGCAGACCTGGCCCGGGGCGAGGCCCTGGCCAAGGGCTGCCAATGCCACGCCACCGAGTTCCACGGCGCCGACCCGGCCCGGATCGTCACCGCCCTCAAGGCCTTCCGCGACGGCACCCGCTTCAACAAGGCCATGCAGAACAAGACCAGGACCATGACCGACGAGGACATGCAGGCCGTGGCCGACTGGTTCGCAGCCCAGAAGTAG